The Bactrocera dorsalis isolate Fly_Bdor chromosome 3, ASM2337382v1, whole genome shotgun sequence genomic interval ACAATGTGAGGAAAGCTAATTTTGCGCAGGCAAATAcgctatatttaaaattaatgtgCAGATGGGGTTATGTTGCTACTTCATTTTCGCTTATCCGAGAAATGGGCGTCAAAATGTTGCACCGCCGTGAATTTTCGCTACACCTTATGGCCGTCTAAGTATTAATTTCATGCagcaattatataattttaagtaacTAATTCCATGCGTaatgcttttaaaataaaattcattaccAGGCCGTACCTAATAACGGTTAGTTGTGCTTTTTTCACATTTGTATATAAAGCATACTCCAAGCATTCCGTTAACTGTATATTATATACCGTTGCATTTGATTAATGATTACTAAACTCTCCCAGGGTAATGCATGCCGTAtccaaaattatattgaaatctTGTATTAAGTTTGCTTACCGCATTTTTGTAGATTGGCAACGAAAGTCGATAGTAACCGTGTAGTTATTTGTAATGCTTCTGAGGGAGTGAAGCGTGTGCGCTGTGTTTGCGTTTTATGTGAGCGTAGTTGATTATGTGAGAATCGCTTGGGCGGCTATAGCGCTAAGCAAGCAGAATAACTGGTACTTTTGGCGTAGCATTTTGCgtactaaatattattattttctgctaactgacaaacaatttgaaaaaaaaaaacagctgctTGCCAGAATGACAAGTTGGTAACTCTGCGTTTTTTCTAACGCTGTGTGTAGTGGCGTACAGtagtgtgtgtgcgtgattGCTGCATGCAACGGTATTGCGCGCATGAAGTGAGAAAGTAATTTAATCCTCTTGGCGCTTTAAATGCTAAGTATATAAATAGAATTACAAACTAAATATGGTGCTACAGCAGAACAAATGTAATCGCTGGCGTCACTTACGCACAAATTTTACGtaatgttttcatttaatttgcgtTCGCAACAATTGACGACGTATTAGTTTTTGTGTTCTGATTTTATGTGCTTTTTGTTGTGAtgtttgttgattttgttgttcttgtgcggatgttgttgttgtttttgttgaggATGACTGTTGTGCTTGCTGTTGCTGTTCTAGCAAACTTGGCAGATTATTTGTATTATCACCTAAATAATTTGTAACATATGccggttgttgtgttgttgtcgcGATGTGGGTTGCCACATCGCTCACAACATGTTCGTGCACTTGCTCGTGTGCATCATCATATGACATACGACTGTTTGCAGCAGCATTGTGACTCGAAATGCGTGTAAGTTTTTTGTGAtttctatttgaattgttgttgttgttgttgctgtgaccATGATTAATGTAAATGTTGCTATCGCTACTATTACCAACACTACCATCAACACCACTACTACTTCCCACATTACTACTTTTACTATTCGATAAATTTTGCGTACGTTTAAGGAAGTGACTGCCGAACGTTTCCGCCGGCGCCCGCTTCACCGGTTCGTTCTCGGGCGTACCGGCAGCTGGTACTGCTTTGCCGACGGCGCCATTGCCCACCACACTCGATGTCGACATTGTGGTGCTCGTGGTGGTGGCCGTCAGTGTGGCCGTTGTGTCCGTTGGCGCATTAAGCGCTTGCAATTTCTTCAAATAGGCGTCAAGAAATGTTGCCGGCCTTTGCAGcgctttattgttattgttattattgccgTTACTGTTAGTTATACTGCCgccattgctgctgctgcgcgtCGGTGCTGACGGTGGCGGCGCTGgttgtgtgttttgttgttgttgtgcactcacgcttattgttgttgctgtattgaACTTACGTTTCTGTTGCTTGTCATCGATTGCCTCATTGCTCGCGTCATCATCCGCGTCCACATTGCTGTCATTCACATTGTCCTCGTTGTCATCGATGTCGTCCGCATTGTTGCGATTGTTGTTGTCCAGCAACGCCGACTGTTGCTGTAATTTGGCGGCCGCACTCACCGTATTGCTATAATTTGAATTAGTTGTGTTGGTTGTAACGGTTTGCTTTACTGTTGCTATACGTTTGCTATTACTCaaaatactactactactatcGCCAGCGCTGACGTTGTCGCCAGTGTGCGCTCGCAGGAAACCTAAATAATATTGTAACTGTTTGCGTAATTCATGCGTGTAAATTTGGAAGAGGTTAGGTTGTGCAgttggtggtgttgttgttgtggttttggTGGTTGGTTTGCGCTGTTGAATTTGTGTTAATTTTGCCAATTTGGTTGTGTGTTGGTGTGGCTGTGGTTGTGGTTGGATTTCGGGTTCTGATTTGCTTTGTGTTAGCATAGTTTTTGCTTTGGCATTTTTTTCGCCCACTACGCTCACTATAGGCtgtttttcgcttttattaAGGTCAATATTCTCAGCAACTTGCAGCGCGCCAGTATCCTCAACAACTGTTTGCTTGTCAAGCGTCGCTTGGCTGTTCGCTAAATTCAAAGGCTCAACATTAACCCTTGCAATAGTGTGCTCATATTTTTCCTGCTGTTTCACGCTATTGTCATTGCTACCATTACTACTACTATTACTACCTGAACTACTACCATTTGCGCTACTAACGCCACTACTACTGCTCGTACTGCTGCTCACGCTCGTTTGAACAACGACTGCGCCCTGCGGCATATGAGCGGATACCACTTTGTCTGCCATTTCCGCTTTTGCAGCAGTCTCTATGGTTGCCACATCGGCGGCATTTGTGGCGGCGCCGGTCAGCGCGTTCACCTGCGCCGCTTGTCCCAACAGCTGTTGCCATTGTGGATTCTGTGCTAAAAACCTGGCTAAAAATTCTAAAGTACCCTGTTGCACTTGCCGTTGctgattgttgttgtgttggtgTCGTGAGTGTGTCTCCAGGGTGATTGTGGTGCGTGAGTCCGTTTGTGTCGGTGTATGTGTATTGCTGgtggttattgtttttgttgtaatacgtTTGGGATCGGAAGTGTCGTCGACTTCGCGTGAGGTCTTCTCCACCGTATTACCGAAACGTTGCTGGGTCGTAGGTGTACTCTTAGCCAAGACGTTCGGTAGATCCTGCTCTTCTTCGCTACTTACATTCTCCCCCTCATCTTCTTCTTCGCTACTACTATCAGTATTTTCGGTGCCACTGTTGTTGTCACTGTATTGTTGTggttttgtgtttaatttttttttttcatttcagttttGTGTTAGCGGTGTTGTTATGTTATCGATTGTTTTTTGGgatggttttgtttttgttgatttcgTGGTGTGACAGTGTTgcaattttttgtgttgttgttaagCAGTTGTTTGTTgcgattgttgttgtggttttgggtatgtaaaaatttgtttggattattttgttgtaattttcaaactatttacattgaacatgtacatatatacaaaaatttacaaattcgaaaataaaatcaacTGTGTTTTAGTATAAGTGTTTATATGTGTAGgtaaaaagtgtaaatatagtgttcaaaaagtatatatgtacattttatataaaatatactatacGCTAAAAATTTTGCTAACCAAAGACTTTCATGTATAggcaataaatttgtttttgtacaacaaaaaattatgcattaaaattttgcaccaaaaattgttaaacagAAGACCAGCTAACTGTAAATTATTGTTCAAAAAATTGCTTCCTATTTAAAGCCAACGAGTAACGTTATTGTAAACAGTTATAACTGTAAAAGTCACCATAGTAGTAACAATGACCGATACCGTTATatagtaaattaaaattgtttaactaaattaaaaataataaactacaaaactataaaaaattactaCTAAAAAACGGGATATTCAgagatattttcattaaataaaaaaataaaattttgaactatAAACACCTATATGTGATTTGGCGAGTTGAAAAAGCGTGTACTTACTTGTAAGAACGGTAAGCTGGTATGACATTCGAAGTAACTGGCGTACACCGACCGTCCAGACATGTCTAGCGTGGAGAAAtagttaatttttatgaattaaaatttttcagaaaaatatttttttatgcattacatttttttaaatccttattttttaatgcatttgcaAAATTATATTACTCTCAAAAAACtctctaaaatataaaatatttaacactGCAATTACTCACCAGCCCGCTGCCACATGTGGAACCCTCCGCGGCCGGCCGATATGCCACACAGTAGCCCGTCTGCGCATCGAAACAGAATAGTTGCGCGCACACGCGCTCATCCTTGAAGCAGGCGTACGTGCCGCGATCGCGACGACACTGCGCGTCCAGCGAGAGCAGTGTGCCGGGCAATGCGCGTCCCAGCGCGCTGTCCTCATGCGGTGCATTGTGCAAGCAGGTGGCGGTGTCGCCGCTGTAaagaattaacaaaaacaacattagaaataaaaaaatttgttttgttttgtgttaCTCACTTCAAGAAGTGATGGAAACTCTGTATGGTGCATGGTGACCACCGGAAACCGCGCTCGGTGTGTCGCAAATCGGACATTATGTAGCCGTCCTCCCAGCGGCAGCGCTGCGCACCTGGACCGCCAAGGTAGCTGGGTGGTGGTGAGCCGTCGTGCACGGCGCCgagcctgtgtgtgtgtgtgtatggaatAGCATGTCAGAAATGTGTGGGCAAAAAGCGTATAGTTTACAgttataatttgtgtttttgttttcaacatttgtttttgcaaaataccATATTCAAGTGTGTTACTTATTTCTTGCACTATTGGCTGACGAAGGAAATGCAAACGAGTTTGTCTGCATGTTAATGCGCATGTGTCAATGGTGACAGCGGAAATCGCTTTAATAGTTGGGCTAGGCAATCGGCTAGAAACGTTGTCAAGtgttttttcgtgtttttagcatgcttgcgttgttgttgctttttttttttaagaaaaaaagctttagtctaataaaaaattgtacgaAAAAAAACTGTACGAAACACTCTGCGCTGTGATGTGAGTACATTTTGAGTTGGTGAGTTATCGATAATGGCGGTTTATCGTTTCTTATTGGATCAAAGTAAAGAAAATGTTcggatattttgttttcaaaatatattaagtttcacgaataccctataaaatatgtatctatatacacGTGACGAGCTAAGTCGACCGATCCATGTCCGCCTGTCGTTCTTTTGAGATATCAAATtgattttgcacacgtcctttacTTACCAGGAAGCTCTACATTTGTCATAAgcgccgatattggaccactatagcatatcgctgtcatagaaactgaccgatcaaaattaagttcttgtatggaaaactgtttcatTTTACAAGTGAGGAAACAACAAGGCAGCGCTACATCTACTATATATTGTTTATCACTCTGTCATATAGGTGTTATACAAAGTTGGaaattgtatgcaaatttattttatatgataagATATCGTTAAGGAATTTTGTACAGATTATTATTCAAGGCAGTGctataatttcgaaataaattgtTCACagcggatcactatagcatttaCTTAGCTGTCAAACTGTTTACTCTTTTATATTGTAAGAAATGCACCTCTGAATAGTATTACAGCTTCGATGAtgccgaagttaaagttttttcttaatatatatttaaaaatatatacatacatgtaggatgtgacttgttttaattttattaaacttgcaattagaatttataatttaaaaaattgtttgaaaatacgCTAGTTGATCGTTTGGCTGTCCCGTCTAGAATGCTTCGTTTTCTCGTCTTCTAGCTTTTTATAACGCTTCCGAGAATTCAACGCAAGCGTCCCAACGCTTCTAAGAACTCAACGCAAGCGTCCTAACGCTTCGCTGAGTTCTTGTTCTAGTCCATAGTTGCATTTTGTCTTCGTCGTGTTCAGTAccttagtcgtgttcagtactctAGTCGTGTTAAGTAccttagtcgtgttcagtactctAGTCGTGTTAAGTAccttagtcgtgttcagtactctAGTCGTGGTCAGTACTCTACACTCGACACCACATTCGGCCATCCTGTTTTCATTCGTCCTCGAATGGTTGAGTCCATATCTTCATATATTCTGAGACAGTCGAAGTCTTTCTCGGCCCCTCGGTCTCACCCACTTTTTCTACTTCATATCTACCATGGTTAAGTTTCTTCGCTACCCTATACGGTCCTAAAAACTTTCCCTTCAATTTCAACCCGCTACCGAACTGTGTTCTCTTTATTGCTACCAAATCgtttattttgtagtttttctcTCTCTGACGACGTGAATTATATGACTTCCGGTTTTCTtcctgaatttttaaaatattttctttcgctAGTTTTCGTACTGTTTCGCGATTTTCGTTTAAGTCGTTTATAACCGTCTCTTCTAGTAGGTCCTTTAGCTCTGGCATGTTGGCCGTTCGCATGTCAAGTCCTGTTAATAACTTGAAGGGAGACTGTTTCGTACTCCGAGGAGGTGTATTGTTTATGAACTGTTGCACCTTTTCTACATGTTTATACCAATTAGTTGGGGTTTCTGTACACAACTTTGACAACATAGGTATAACGACTTTATGAATTCTCTCTACCTGTCCGTTTCCTCTTGGAACCCCCGTTGTTATTAGTAAATGTTGAATATTCTCCTTTTGACAATATTCTCTAAACAAATTTGATGTAAAAGCGGCCCCTCTATCAGAAATAATACGTCTTGGGTTACCGAATACAGCTGCTTGCTTTGTGAGTCGATCTAACACTGCATCTACTCCTGTATTTTTAGTAGGGTACAACCACACAAATTTACTGAACGCATCTACCACCACCAATATATAATTGTACAACTTACTGGTCGTTTCTAGTGGCCCTACGTGATCGATGTGATATGTTCCTAATGGTATGTCTTCTTTATCTATGCTGTTCAGGAATCCCTCTTTCTTTCCTGACTTAACTTCATTAACAATGCACTCAATACAGCTTCGGACTATCTGACAAACTTTACCCTTTACTTGGGGAATATAATACGACTTTTCTAACAGATCCTGAGTTTTCTTTACAGAGAAATGCCCTTGCCTGTGGGCCAACTTAATGATTTCGTCTTCCATTAGCTTTGGTACTACAATTAGTTCCTTTGcaggatttttaaaaagaatgtcaaattttatataaaagtctTCGTATTCGTCTTTTTCTAGAACTTTACGTACTGCCTTTGTCCATTCGTCATTAAGTTGAGCTTGCTTTAGCCGAAACTTTACAGAGTCTTCTAGCATTAAGCAGTACACCCTACTTAAAGCGTCAACGTGGACCATTCTGGATCCTGCTCTATGTTCGATTTCATAGTTAAAGTCCTGAAGAAACAATGCCCATCTCGCTATTTTTGGCGGTACGTCTTTCTTCTTAAGAGTCATCGTGAACGCGTTACAATCTGTCACAATTTTGAAGTGTATACCTAATAGGTATATTCTCCATTTCTTTAAGGCTTCTATGATTGCCAGTACCTCTAACTCATACGCCGGATAATTCTCTTCCACCGGCTTTGTTTTCCGGCTCATGTATTGTACCGGATGTAAAAGCTGATCGTCCgaacttttttgtaataaaattgccCCATATCCCCATTTGCTAGCATCTGTATGTACCTCAGTAGCTGCTTTTTGCGAAAATAACTGTAATATAGGCGCTTTTTGTAAATTAGCCTTTAATTGTTGAAATGCCGCGACTTGCTCTTCGCCTAACTTGAAAACCGAATCTTTTCTTAGAAGGTCTGACAAAGGTCTAGCTATCGTTGCGTAGTCCAGTACGAAACGTCGGAAATATGACGTCAACCCCAAAAACctttgtaacatttttctgtCGGACGGAAGCGGAAACTTTTGTACAGCAGTCGTCTTTTCTTCCGATATTTTTATGGTACCATTTCCCACTATGTACCCCAGAAATTCAACGTTTCGTTGAAGAAATTggcattttttccatttaatctTTAACCCGTACGATTCGCTAACTTCTAAAACTTCTCGTAGTTTTTCAATTCCCTCTGTCTCGTCTATTGCGGGGATAATCAAGTCGTCCATATATGTAATTACGGTTCCCTTCTGGATTAGTGGCCGGAAAACAGCATTAACATAACGACAAAAGACAGCTGGTGAGTTTGAAATACCGAATGGAACAACACAAAACTCATATTGACCATTGTGGGTAACGAAAGCGGTAAATTTCCTAGATTGTGAATCTACTGGCACATGGAAAAATCCGTTCGATAAATCTAACGTTGTAAAAACTCGACCCTCTTGAAGGCTATCTAAGACATCGTCCATTACAACCATTGGAAAATTGTcccttacaatttttttatttaattgtctaTAATCGCAACATAAGCGTCTGTTTCCATCTTTTTTAGGAACTACTACTACCGGAGAAGCATAATTGGAAGAGCTTGGTTGTATTATTCCCTCTTTTAACCAATCTTCTATTTGTTTATCGACAAAACTACGGTCATCGATTGGTAAACGTCTTGGTCGCTGATAGACGGGAATTTCATCTGTCAAAACAATTTCCATCTTAACGGGTGATATGCATTTACCAGATGATTTGTATTTATCAACTAAGCTTTTAACTTCTTTTGCTAATCCCTTACTCAAATGTCCCAAATTCACTGTAGTCTCATCCTTTCTTTCATTTAAACTCATCGCATCAAATTCCTTAATCCACTTATTTTTTGCTTCTATTGGTGCATTTCGTTCTTCTTTCATAACCTGTTTAGAATCCTGCCTCATTTTGTCATTACCTGGTTTATAATCTCTTGAATTATCCTTTTTCTTAAACATTACTTTATCTTCTGTTAAAACAATATCTACGTCTTTTAATATAGCCTTTCCTATCATACTTGCAAATTTAATATCTTGTTCTCTGACTACATGAAATCTGACCTTTAACACTAACTCatctatatgtataaaagtatcAAAACTTCCGATTGTCTCAATCACATTTGAGCAAGCGCTATATAGTTTTCTTTTCTCATTGCTTAGAATTGGTTTAAGCCCACTTAGTATCAACGTATCGTAACGTATTAAATTAAGTGAACACCCTGAATCAATTAGAGCTTCGAACCTAAACCCATTTAAATTAACTGTTTTGAAATGTAATTCTTCATCAACGACTGGTTGAAAACTTGTATTTCCTAAAGTGTTTATGCTACTTGATTCGATTTTAACTTCTCTAGCTCCCttgactttattatttttgcactcaAACGAACGATGTCCCATCTCATTACatttaaagcatttatattgtttttgtggaCATTGAGCTGCTACGTGGAATTTGTCTCCGCACTTGAAACATCTTTTACCTAGTTCTTCTTTTGTCTTGTTAGAGGATGTATCATTTACTATTTTTCCTATCCCTGAGTTGTATTTCCGTATCTTTTCGTAAATTTTGATTTGCTCTTTTAGTTCTTCTATATTTTTAGCTTGATACAAAATTGCCTTATTGAACTTGGTATCTGGAACTCCTTCTATGAAATAATCTATAATGCTTTCTTCGTCTAGACTAATCTGTTTGCCTACCTCCATGAGATGATACAAGTATTCCCGAAAAGTTTCGTTTGCTTGTTTGCGGCGATTTTTCAACAACCTATGCACATCTGCAGAAGATAGTTTGCGACCAAACTCATTAATTAATGATAACTTCAGAGCTTCCCaactatttaaattattctGACTCCTAACAAAAAGCTTAGCGGCACCACGAAGAAGCTGTTTGCCATAAACAAATCTCTGAAGATCATTCCATTTTACTATTTctgcattattttcaaattcgctTACCCACCCTCGAATATCTACAGACCCTTCTCCTGAAAAAACGTTAACACAATCTCCTAAATCTTTTAGagtaaactgttgttgttgcacgatAAGCGGTGAGGACCGTAAGTTGGTGGTTCCACCTACGTCTTCGTAAACTGACTGGTTGAACTCTTCGTCACTAGCCCTATTTCCCGATAAGTCGTAGTGTTGGATAAGTCTTTCCTGAAGATCACGTTTTTGACCTGTAGTCGAAATACCCAATTCCCTCAACTTCTCTCTCAGTCCGTTGACAGTTAAAGTCGTTATTTCGTTTAAGTCCATCTTAGTATTAACAATATGTaagaatatacttatttttatattaattctaattatacATAGATTTGATTCGAGTTCttcttagaaaattatttttacttttaaaatgctgtacttctctttttctttacgaaatcgttttgtttgttcttttagattaattttaatttgattgaaattcttcttagaaaattatttttacttttaaaatgctgtacttctctttttctttacgaaatcgttttgtttgttcttttagattaattttaatttgattgaaatttttcttagcaaattatttttactgttacaatgctgtacttctctttttctttacgaaatcgttttgtttgttcttttagattaattttaatttggttgaaattcttcttagcaaattatttttactttaacaatgctgtacttctctttttctttacgaaatcgttttgtttgttcttttagattaattttaatttgattgaaatttttcttagcaaattatttttacttttacaatgctgtacttctctttttctttaaaaacttcttttgtttaaattattcttcttatgatttaaacatttttacatcttcttcttatgattcaacatttttccatcttcttttatttgaaaattttcttctgataatttaaaaatttttacatcttcttcttatgattcaacatttttccatcttcttttatttgaaattattcttctgataatttaaaaatttttacatcttcttcttatgattcaacatttttccatcttcttttatttgaaattattcttctgataatttaaaaaaaattttacatcttTTGTTGAGACACTTCGTTTCTATAAATTATTCTTCTTAAGATTCAAACTTTTACACTTTAACACTTTTATTAGCTGAACACTGCACGCTCTATACCAGATGTATGCCTTACACCTCCACGACGGACCAATTGTCTAATAACAGGCTTAGAATATCCCTTGATGTTATCACGTAAAACTCCACGATGACGGTCAGCACCACCTTTACTTACTTTTCACTTCGTTCTGAACACTGCACGCTCTATTCAAGCTCCACGAATTTCTTCACCTATCAAACCAGATATACGCCTTACGCCTCCACGACAAACCAAATGTTTGTTACTTCGTTCTGCACACTGCACGCTTTTTTAAGACTCCAcgaatttcttcacttttaaAACCAGATATACGCCTTACGCCTCCACGACAAACCAAATGTTTGTTACTTCGTTCTGCACACTGCACGCTTTTTTAAGACTCCAcgaatttcttcacttttaaAACCAGATATACGCCTTGCATCTCCACacctttatttaaaactttttccaaGTCCTGGCTGAGCCCCCAATTTGTAGGATGtggcttattttaattttattaaacttgcaattaaaatttataatttaaaaaattgtttgaaaatacgCTAGTTGATCGTTTGGCTGTCCCGTCTAGAATGCTTCGTTTTCTCGTCTTCTAGCTTTTTATAGCGCTTCCAAGAATTCAACGCAAGCGTCCCAACGCTTCTAAGAACTCAACGCAAGCGTCCTAACGCTTCGCTGAGTTCTTGTTCTAGTCCATAGTTGCATTTTGTCTTCGTCGTGTTCAGTAacttagtcgtgttcagtacccTAGTCGTGTTAAGTAccttagtcgtgttcagtactctAGTCGTGTTAAGTAccttagtcgtgttcagtactctagtcgtgttcagtactctACACTTGACaccacatacatattatttaatttcttgtaatctatgtatatacttatatttctcAGTACTTACAAGTGTCCAACTTCATGGGCAGCCACAATGATACCGCTGAAACCGCCAGTATCCTCAATGATGGCAACACTGTTGACTTTTTCCAAACGCTTGTTCACAACGCAGGCACCGCCAACATATGCAAAACCTTTTCGTATgcgtttttataacaaataaaacacaatttttgcaATGCAAACACCATACATTGATTGAAGACAAAAAAGTGTAAGAAAAAACTTAGCAATTAGTACCAGAATATGTACGTTTGTGTGCGCATAGTTATCTAAGCAAGCAAGCAGTAGGAAGTTGACAATTTACGCAAAAATTAAACCGAAACCatgacttaaaaaataataaaaaattagattaaaattaccagttttttttattagaaataactTTGTGCTGCGAAATATGTGTAAACCAGTAAgtgaaaaaattgctaaaattgctTAATGCCAGCAGCTAGCATTTATTGCAATATTTCGCTTAAAAAAGCTGGTAATCCAATCTAAATTTCTGTGCTAGTATGTGCGTGTGGTTGTATGTGTGACAAGGTAGTTGATGTATTTGAGGCGTGACGCAATTATGACATAAAATATGAGTATGAACACCGATCAGCAATCAATTAATAcacttttttcccaaaaataaatgtgttgtAAAATAAGCTGTGAATTTTTATGATAAGATCAGTGCAAAATGTCGGacgtgttttttattatttttaagtgaaaaaatattatatacatattcttgAATAACATAACCTCACCATGCAACTTTTCTAAAGTagcagttttgtttttgtaatttttggtaataaaatgcGTGTtagtctttatttttatataattattttgaaaaatgtatatttgtaagtaaCCAACACCAAAAACAACTTTTCGAGCTATGTTCGAATTTTACAAACTATCTGCGAATTTTATAAAGGAACTTCCTCATTCATATATTCAAAAGtcgttatttaaaaatttcttattttacttaatttaaagtaaatacgCAATTGTGTTTTTATCTTCATTTCCTGTTCTTTCTCTTTAAACTATTtgcattaaaaagtaaataatgcaGAGTACCAATATCACCGGTAATAGAGCTTATCACTGAAAATTGGTTCGCTTTTTCCcttctataaataattttttgctctttataatataattttcggcATTGCAGTGACAATTTGGAATTTTTCGCAATAAAGTCTCATTCCTATTTTGTAATTGCTTTATTTACACATTTCAAATTGGTCTTTTAAAACAATTTCCTGGATTCGC includes:
- the LOC105228706 gene encoding uncharacterized protein LOC105228706 isoform X4 → MSHNIRILLAIIASIVTICSSLPDYHKQMSPTQLQSVFHVDDVNAVPHYEVVQLLHNSFDDGLASLPEHYRRRRRRSINSVDGDARPTIKEPHHVKKDLSKNPYYSELKAAANTPGAGGVNSLQQAANGKFAGDLRELKEHKVSFNAFGENLNLTLKRTDSLFKGGSPHTLRMWTVRDEANATHGLDMQEVFDEDAQSSDQIGEVYQDEANMAAILMRRHLETGDLVMEGSIGHEMVIKPLPHELSPNPDAAHHIVYKREAQPLEHLSDFAFMEPDDLATSEKLERLQQHRQRRAAPVEDDDEAALEEVDGELESAEARFTRNRRQLPYIIYPEVLVIIDYDGYRLHGGDNLQVKRYFVSFWNGVDLRYRLLKGPRIRISIAGIIISRGRDATPYLERNRVGRDAIDSAAALTDMGKYLFRERRLPVYDIAVAITKLDMCRRTTAYGECNRGTAGFAYVGGACVVNKRLEKVNSVAIIEDTGGFSGIIVAAHEVGHLLGAVHDGSPPPSYLGGPGAQRCRWEDGYIMSDLRHTERGFRWSPCTIQSFHHFLNGDTATCLHNAPHEDSALGRALPGTLLSLDAQCRRDRGTYACFKDERVCAQLFCFDAQTGYCVAYRPAAEGSTCGSGLTCLDGRCTPVTSNVIPAYRSYNDNNSGTENTDSSSEEEDEGENVSSEEEQDLPNVLAKSTPTTQQRFGNTVEKTSREVDDTSDPKRITTKTITTSNTHTPTQTDSRTTITLETHSRHQHNNNQQRQVQQGTLEFLARFLAQNPQWQQLLGQAAQVNALTGAATNAADVATIETAAKAEMADKVVSAHMPQGAVVVQTSVSSSTSSSSGVSSANGSSSGSNSSSNGSNDNSVKQQEKYEHTIARVNVEPLNLANSQATLDKQTVVEDTGALQVAENIDLNKSEKQPIVSVVGEKNAKAKTMLTQSKSEPEIQPQPQPHQHTTKLAKLTQIQQRKPTTKTTTTTPPTAQPNLFQIYTHELRKQLQYYLGFLRAHTGDNVSAGDSSSSILSNSKRIATVKQTVTTNTTNSNYSNTVSAAAKLQQQSALLDNNNRNNADDIDDNEDNVNDSNVDADDDASNEAIDDKQQKLVNWKAFPF